The following proteins come from a genomic window of Micromonas commoda chromosome 2, complete sequence:
- a CDS encoding predicted protein, whose product MVLTCANPACTRGDTPMWRKGWTRPGETDPVTLCNACGILYKRGWFCVHCEEVYRKVEGADDDAAGPSGPWIGCDHCERWSHLSCELARAPDAVRGSKSVDDDDDDADDDAPPEKGGARSGGLEDSKPSPSPSPPSPAVSPPLPTVFDAELAPEPYRCPECRGKDPASLPPPRAVSSHASQTSVAAGAHVAEGRVVHNRPFLRSGDRRGGGGGGGGGGGGGGGSGCRSAVGADGDAAVGGGGGGAIPKGKRSRGGARKPAVRYDPGAGAGGRLPRRLPKSPATGTAANKRIGRSYALGKRKLPPPPPPPPPPSSSPLVRLYDREPTTFVPVGDSPLLASSSSLFRDGGALSPTCPSMSLASLGFVGGGDGDGAAADRWASRVASVAADAERRRGYGHGSHIGEPYRVHIPGAHIPIGGGGMGTPSGLSLLRDRDVPMSSPAPPVSVSPRDGSIFTVENLTGGGGMRNSHKEFIPPRSSPASYTSAAATRAFIAARDWADPGAVDPRAPHYRFLEDEEAAAPAPFGGVSPEFGSSSALDNLAPPLGTCSDGLHCHPPSTAGMGMPITPALLEPRGGLLGGAAETEPPTWRRGAGSRLNFDGVAGTIATIVGATIVRDTYGEDDLMEPDDVEVSGVNGERFEDLREAARLLGRRAAMEGLSTGSAVLSTSPPDSSGSGGRNEPPVCSPPLPQDITLHGATGPPPDEACTCDVLAHLSLASSATRELVRRTKVAGPVAALLHGSASAAVREAAARLACSPAWRDAIAEEAGRTDDAGGLGLGGSARAVESSVRRGGGTGGGDPGAGSRFFKVAGFDRGLDDGDGDGDDGDDGDDGDWEDGDGDGENKSAPLERTGSVLSASRLEPRPAGSGGIEGRELRNSVM is encoded by the coding sequence GACACCCCCATGTGGCGCAAGGGATGGACCCGACCGGGTGAGACCGACCCCGTCACCCTGTGCAACGCGTGCGGCATCCTCTACAAGCGCGGCTGGTTCTGCGTGCACTGCGAGGAGGTGTACCGAAAggtggagggcgccgacgacgacgccgcggggcccTCCGGACCGTGGATCGGATGCGACCACTGCGAACGATGGTCGCACCTCTCGTGCGAGCTGGCGCGCGCtcccgacgccgtgcgcggtTCCAAgtcggtcgacgacgacgacgacgacgccgacgacgacgcccctcCCGAAAAAggcggcgcgaggtccgGCGGACTCGAGGactcgaagccgtcgccgtccccgtccccgccgtcgccggctgtgtcgccgcctttgccgaCGGTGTTtgacgcggagctcgcgccaGAGCCGTACCGGTGCCCGGAGTGCCGGGGAAAGGACCCCGCGTCCctacccccgccgcgcgccgtctcatcgcacgcgtcgcagacgtccgtcgccgcgggggcgcacgTGGCGGAGGGCAGGGTCGTGCACAACCGACCGTTTCTTCGATCgggcgaccgacgcggcggcggaggaggaggaggcgggggaggcgggggagggggaggtTCCGGGTGCAGATCCGCGgtcggtgccgacggggacgccgcggtcggcggcggcggcggcggcgcgatcccCAAGGGGAAACGTTCgcgggggggcgcgcgcAAACCCGCCGTCAGGTacgaccccggcgccggcgccgggggtcGGCTTCCTCGCCGGCTTCCGAAgtcaccggcgacgggcaccgccgccaacAAACGAATCGGGCGGTCGTACGCCCTCGGAAAGCGCAaactcccgccgccgccgccgccgccgccgccgccgtcatccTCCCCGCTCGTGCGCCTTTACGACCGCGAGCCGACGACCTTCGTTCCCGTGGGCGACTCCCCGcttctcgcgtcgtcgtcgtcgctgttccgcgacgggggtgcccTGTCGCCCACGTGCCCGTCGATGTCGTTGGCGTCGTTGGGGtttgtcggcggcggcgacggcgatggtgcggcggcggatcgatgggcgtcgcgggtggcgtccgtggcggccgacgcggagcgacggcgcgggtaTGGGCACGGGAGCCATATCGGGGAGCCGTATCGTGTCCATATCCCCGGCGCCCATATCCCGATTGGCGGCGGGGGTATGGGCACGCCCTCCGGCCTTTCCTTGCTTCGCGACCGGGACGTCCCGATGTCGTCGCCCGCTCCCCCGGTTTCGGTTTCGCCCCGGGACGGGAGCATCTTCACCGTCGAGAACctcacgggcggcggcggcatgagGAATTCGCATAAGGAATTCATCCCCCCCCGCTCGTCACCGGCCTCGTatacctcggcggcggcgacgcgcgcgttcatcgccgcgcgcgactgggccgaccccggcgccgtcgaccctcgcgcgccccacTACCGCTTCCTGGAAGACGAAGAagccgcggctcccgctccgttcggcggcgtctccccgGAGTTTGGGAGCTCATCCGCGCTCGACAACCTCGCGCCCCCCCTCGGGACCTGCTCCGACGGGCTCCACTGCCACCCTCCTTCCACCGCGGGGATGGGGATGCCGATcacccccgcgctcctcgagccgcgggggggtctcctcggcggcgccgcggagacggaaCCTCCCACGTGGaggcggggggcgggaagCCGACTCAacttcgacggcgtcgccgggaccATCGCCACCATCGTCGGGGCCACCATCGTCAGGGACACgtacggcgaggacgacctgATGGAAccggacgacgtggaggtcTCCGGCGTGAACGGCGAACGCTTCGAGGACCTTCGAGAGGCTGCGAGGCTCCTCGGcaggcgcgccgcgatggagggtCTGTCGACTGGTTCGGCGGTGCTCTCGACTTCGCCCCCGGATTCATCGGGCTCCGGGGGACGCAACGAGCCCCCCGTGTgctctcctcctcttccCCAGGACATAACACTGCACGGCGCAACGGGCCCCCCGCCTGACGAGGCGTGCACGTGCGACGTCTTGGCGCACCTCTccctggcgtcgtcggcgactcGGGAGTTGGTTCGGCGGACCAAAGTGGCGGggccggtggcggcgctgcTTCacgggagcgcgagcgcggcggtgcgtgaggcggcggcgcggctcgcgtgTTCCCCCGcgtggcgcgacgcgatcgcggaaGAAGCCGGGAGGACGGACGATGCGGGGGGTTTGGGTTTGGGgggatcggcgcgcgcggtggaatCGTCGGTTCGTCGGGGCGGGGGTaccggcgggggcgatcCCGGGGCGGGGTCCCGTTTCTTCAAAGTTGCGGGGTTTGATCGAGGGttggacgacggggacggggatggggacgacggggacgatggGGACGATGGGGATtgggaggacggggacggggacggggagaaCAAGTCGGCACCACTGGAGCGAACCGGGAGCGTGCTCTCGGCGAGTCGGTTGGAGCCCAGGCCcgcggggagcggcgggatAGAGGGCCGTGAGCTCCGCAACAGCGTGATGTGA
- a CDS encoding predicted protein, producing MNRRFGLGATGAPVWDKRRDARSFRHSRGAPRRKDSGVAAMGATAFVGRCMFAFVFLASAVNKLQTLSDPIAGAATLASIAPRLAAARALFASKIGFPLYLVLPFTDGQLLLLGTLTEGVGAVLFVADSSLGAKMLMLFTLVVTPVMHAFWLIPDKHSAGYQVEMIMFYKNVAMFGALLFWHATRPVVVGSRRGGARGISSAVGRVKWE from the coding sequence ATGAACCGGCGATTTGGTCTTGGCGCCACGGGGGCTCCGGTTTGGGACAAACGCAGGGACGCGCGCTCCTTTCGTCATTCCCGCGgtgcgccgaggaggaaggaTTCGGGGGTCGCAGCCatgggggcgacggcgttcgTGGGGCGGTGCATGTTCGCCTTCGTCTTCCTGGCGTCGGCCGTGAACAAGCTCCAGACCCTGAGCGACCcgatcgcgggcgccgcgacgctcgcgtcgatcgctccgcgcctcgcggctgcgcgcgcgctctTCGCTTCGAAGATTGGATTCCCCCTCTACCTCGTCCTCCCGTTCACCGACGGACAGCTGTTGCTTCTCGGGACGCTGACGGAGGGGGTGGGGGCGGTGTTGTTCGTGGCGGACTCGTCGCTGGGCGCCAAGATGCTCATGCTGTTCACCCTCGTCGTGACGCCGGTGATGCACGCTTTCTGGCTCATTCCCGACAAGCACAGCGCGGGGTACCAGGTGGAGATGATTATGTTTTACAAGAACGTGGCGATGTTCGGGGCGCTGCTGTTCTggcacgcgacgcgcccggttGTGGTGGGATCCAGGCGGGGTGGTGCGCGAGGGATCTCGAGCGCCGTCGGCAGGGTCAAGTGGGAGTGA
- a CDS encoding hypothetical protein (putative uncharacterized) produces the protein MKVVFLDMDGVLVTRSPGVAEDELVDNLRELVDRTGARLVLSSDWRRCPRARDECARILARRGLRLLDRTPEHGSPYTQHRATEILAWMDDHNARAEGGDDARVPQTPPDRRFAFPPSGFAAPLDPVTHFVALDDRALIRELCGEALVGRHIMTHASEGLTRAAVDAAAAALGASDSGGLGRHTRLLDPAVRLAVTNNGVGSPTPWAAPCDEEVFPPRPTRTPSSSQHSRGSIDDGAVPMFDDGMSHEYNGACLGRERDETPTVGSFQRRRAVSRGLAPGTPSQSWERRESGASPASSDGESAGPGRRVHRRLAPRSSPHSGIVHGIVGRSVGTTPGTPPRRRPDTAASSQRGGGSRGGPGGGAGGGGGGGGGLSRTSSAASLLINCGGSWPPRVP, from the exons atgAAGGTGGTATTCCTGGACATGGACGGGGTGCTCGTCACGCGCAG ccccggcgtcgcggaagacgagctcgtcgataACCTgcgggagctcgtcgatcgcACGGGGGCGCGCCTGGTGCTCAGCTCCGACTGGCGGAGgtgcccgcgcgcccgcgacgagtgcgcgcgcatcctcgcgcgacgcggcctcCGGTTGCTCGACAGGACCCCCGAGCACGGATCGCCGTACACGCAGCATCGCGCGACGGAGATACTCGCGTGGATGGACGACCACAACGCGCGGGCCGAGGgaggagacgacgcgcgcgtcccccaGACCCCACCCGACCGTCGCTTCGCCTTCCCCCCCTCGGGTTTCGCCGCCCCCCTCGACCCGGTCACGCacttcgtcgcgctcgacgaccgcgcgctgaTCCGCGAGCTgtgcggcgaggcgctcgtgggcAGGCACATCATgacgcacgcgagcgaggggctgacgcgcgccgcggtggacgcggcggcggcggcgctcggggcaTCGGACTCTGGGGGACTCGGTCGTCACACCCGGCTGTTGGACCCGGCTGTTCGGCTGGCGGTGACAAACAACGGCGTCGGCTCCCCCacgccgtgggcggcgccgtgcgacgaggaggttTTTCCCCCGaggccgacgcgaacgccatcgtcgtcacAGCATTCGCGGGGgtccatcgacgacggcgccgtcccgaTGTTCGACGACGGGATGTCCCACGAATATAACGGCGCCTGCCTCGGGCGAGAGCGCGATGAAACGCCGACGGTCGGGTCGTTCCaacggaggcgcgcggtcTCCCGTGGtctcgcgccggggacgccgtcgcagaGCTGGGAACGGCGCGAGTCCGGCGCGagtccggcgtcgtccgacgGCGAGTCCGCGGGCCCCGGTCGTCGCGTGCATCGCCGCCTGGCTCCGAGGTCGAGTCCCCATTCGGGAATCGTGCATGGTATCGTGGGTAGGTCAGTCGGGACCaccccggggacgccgccccgccggcgtccggacacggcggcgagctcgcagCGGGGAGGGGGCAGCCGCGGGggaccgggcggcggggcgggcggcggcggcgggggcggcggcgggctgtccaggacgagctccgcggcgtcgctgctAATAAACTGCGGCGGgtcgtggccgccgcgggtgccgtgA
- a CDS encoding predicted protein: protein GAWTPASDEKYAGVASVVKADGTEDDGLYVPEAAKHYGVSAPLATPFDPKDGLTLQYEATLQDGLECGGAYLKFLTAHGDHDGAALNGDTPYTVMFGPDKCGGTNKVHVIFRHSSPDGTIEEKHLKSPPSVPFDRLPHLYTLVVRPDNTFEVKVDGETQSQGSLFDSFDPPFNPPEEIDDPDDSKPDDWVDAPKIDDPDAVKPEDWDEDAPMQIDDEDAVKPEGWLDDEPAEIEDPDAVKPDDWDDDEDGDWEAPIVPNPLCTKGPGCGEWVRPKKHNPDYKGKWYPPMIDNPEYKGPWAPRKIPNPKHFKDENPLANVGSVGAVAMEIWTMSKGLVVDNVLVAADDVAAKELQETQWRPKYEAL, encoded by the coding sequence GGCGCGTGGacccccgcgtccgacgagaagtacgccggcgtcgcgtccgtcgtcaaGGCTGACGgcaccgaggacgacggcctCTACGTCCCGGAGGCGGCCAAGCACTACGGCGtctccgcgcccctcgcgacgccTTTCGATCCGAAAGACGGCCTGACGCTCCAGTACGAGGCGACCCTCCAGGACGGCCTCGAGTGCGGAGGCGCGTACCTCAAGTTCCTcaccgcgcacggcgaccacgacggcgccgcgctcaacggCGACACCCCGTACACCGTCATGTTCGGCCCCGACAAGTGCGGCGGGACCAACAAGGTGCACGTCATCTTCCGCCATTCTTCGCCCGACGGGACCATCGAGGAGAAGCACCTCAAatcgccgccctcggtgCCCTTCGACCGTCTCCCGCACCTCTacaccctcgtcgtccgtcccgATAACACGTTCGAGGTCAAGGTGGACGGCGAGACGCAGTCGCAGGGCTCCCTCTTCGACTCCTTCGACCCCCCGTTTAACCCCCCGGAGGAGATTGACGACCCGGATGATTCCAAACCCGACGATTGGGTCGACGCGCCCAAGATTGACGATCCCGACGCGGTCAAGCCCGAAGactgggacgaggacgcgccgatgcagatcgacgacgaggacgccgtcaagCCCGAGGGCtggctcgacgacgaaccaGCCGAGATTGAAGACCCGGACGCGGTCAAGCCGGATGactgggacgacgacgaggacggcgattGGGAGGCGCCGATTGTTCCCAACCCGCTGTGCACCAAAGGACCGGGATGCGGCGAGTGGGTCCGCCCGAAGAAGCACAACCCCGACTACAAGGGCAAGTGGTACCCGCCGATGATCGACAACCCCGAGTACAAGGGcccgtgggcgccgcgcaaGATTCCCAACCCCAAGCACTTCAAAGACGAAAACCCCCTCGCCAACGtcggctccgtcggcgccgtcgcgatggagATCTGGACCATGTCCAagggcctcgtcgtcgacaacgtcctcgtcgccgccgacgacgtcgccgccaaggagctcCAGGAGACCCAGTGGCGCCCCAAGTACGAGGCGTTGA
- a CDS encoding predicted protein, which translates to MISVARGTAPRGARIGRARASPGRIGTAPAVSSTSAPRSRVAVVRAARVGTGRSSSSSSSSSSSSSDASGVSRRAALAGKALFTLGEAFIFPWATEGATRPKSPATATLAPFSPAWLSSILYTETDPDAKASAKAALLLGEALQAEGKHAEAIGKFEEVYALAPTEYKMCQRAGLRTAVSYKAMSTRLGDEYDKKANEAKQVVWWWGRGTRWPGWYIVAYLSARNVWFETREDPVGAFTATEGLAVLVPIWLGLLYTLVTFGIPDY; encoded by the coding sequence ATGAtatccgtcgcgcgcgggaccgcgccgcggggcgcgcgcatcggacgcgcgcgtgcatcCCCCGGCCGCATCGGGacggcgccagctgtgtcgtccacgtccgccccaaggtcgcgcgtcgcggtcgtcagagcggcgcgcgtgggcaCCGgacgctcgtcgtcgtcgtcgtcgtcgtcgtcgtcgtcgtcgtcagatgcgtcgggcgtctcgcgccgcgccgcgctcgccggtaAGGCGTTATtcaccctcggcgaggcgttcATCTTCCCGTGGGCCACCGAGGGCGCCACCCGGCCGAAAtcgcccgccaccgcgacgctcgcgccgttctCCCCCGCGTGGCTTTCATCCATCCTCTACACGGAGACGGACCCAGACGCCAAGGCTtccgccaaggcggcgctcctcctgGGCGAGGCGCTCCAGGCGGAGGGAAAGCACGCGGAAGCGATAGGAAAGTTCGAGGAGGTCtacgccctcgccccgacCGAGTACAAGATGTGCCAGAGGGCCGGTCTTCGCACGGCGGTGAGCTACAAGGCCATGTCCACcaggctcggcgacgaatACGACAAAAAGGCCAACGAAGCCAAGCAGGTGGTGTGGTGGTGGGGGCGGGGCACGCGGTGGCCGGGGTGGTACATCGTGGCGTACCTGTCCGCCCGGAACGTCTGGTTCGAAACGAGGGAGGACCCGGTCGGGGCGTtcaccgcgacggaggggCTGGCGGTGCTGGTGCCGATATGGCTCGGGCTCCTATACACTCTCGTCACGTTCGGCATCCCGGACTACTGA
- a CDS encoding expressed ef-hand domain-containing protein (IPR002048 EF_hand_Ca_bd Many calcium-binding proteins belong to the same evolutionary family and share a type of calcium-binding domain known as the EF-hand), with the protein MVSFQKPREITAAVEVDFGAGPYERVDIRYGEDPVKLARQFCQDKGFSQTIMMPLAVKLAQALDKAKRQAADIAKTGPKVAHSKINSARQKAKAEEERRLKEEMAAKLFKRLDQNGDGDVSIAELQEALLKSSETVRALGLTSIIVFDPKTDKMVVQRAALTEFLQRWDKDGNGVLSKAEFSRMFQLKDKPKGKKYSAFSSTNYREYDRDKMEEEEARQLQRERFALRKYGKDGLILDDWVKHVTSKPKKFIFGAGPGKRKEFEEDIQKLRERNKERYPDEIQPPGQVFDKLYTKAMEKKEREREIEKQKEESEKIAAQAAKTARKSVMSKVSRELMRNRTAGEYSSYNERLYAEASQRSEARKEMARRAREEREREELREVTMQPEISAYAKHLKRPEAAWEKLGDGTKVREKYGKLAEIKMEMEKKELRDCTFRPKINAKSKEMMRGRLDNLRDRGLNHHDQLYFDANRRQMRQEEYEAWKAQEHTFHPNAHRVAEEQGIAGGGGGDDSENAPGPFHAPTVNHDRVVQRLQASAVRSEQHRERLADEMYGKLGKPQTGRAPQFPRNPANMPIHDLLYANRSEFDDKRELLRMRDDERLKEEASAVLKSERSRDLAAALRRRKLRRIFRALDSDGRGVVDLAALVKAGGWEHRLLKTGGGDSPGKHGELSKEHSVDSVSHGSHGSVLTRGGQRDEVSEHDVKQMKEDVEATAAKLGDGPVDVEKFVEGMEAHLAKTRTGPRAYLAQKSGYRALKAEQAVAAAELAEKKGAEDAKIGVSLERTKKLAEARQRKLGWDQNTPYYEKLIAEGQRSKQKLEQLAAEIEAEQMSKYTFQPETLKFKMPGGSTPRPRSARVSDAYSAGGTGFVGDLMRPPTQERTGEERYADLERELEAVLALGEGRGGGGGAEELLAALGPDGSVGAASPSPRGRLPQLESSDSEEEEEEE; encoded by the exons ATGGTGTCCTTCCAAAAACCGAG GGAAatcacggcggcggtcgaaGTGGACTTCGGCGCCGGCCCCTACGAGCGCGTGGACATCCGGTACGGCGAGGACCCCGTCAAGCTCGCGAGGCAATTCTGCCAGGACAAGGGGTTCTCGCAGACGATCATGATGCCCCTGGCGGTCAagctcgcgcaggcgctcgacaAGGCCAAGCGCCAggccgcggacatcgccaAGACCGGTCCGAAGGTGGCGCACAGTAAGATCAACTCCGCGAGGcagaaggcgaaggcggaggaggagcggagGCTGAAGGAGGAGATGGCCGCGAAGCTCTTCAAGCGATTGGACCaaaacggcgacggcgacgtgagCATCGCCGAGCTTCAGGAGGCTCTGCTGAAGTCGTCGGAGAcggtccgcgcgctcgggttGACCTCCATCATCGTCTTCGACCCCAAGACGGACAAGATGGTGGTTCAGCGGGCGGCGTTGACCGAGTTTCTGCAGCGTTGGGACAAGGACGGCAACGGCGTCCTGTCCAAGGCGGAGTTTAGCCGAATGTTCCAGCTCAAGGACAAGCCCAAGGGGAAGAAGTACAGCGCCTTCTCGTCCACAAACTACCGCGAGTACGACCGCGAtaagatggaggaggaggaagccaggcagctgcagcgcgagcggtTCGCGCTGCGCAAATACGGCAAGGATGGCCTCATCCTCGACGACTGGGTCAAGCACGTCACCTCCAAACCGAAGAAGTTCATCTTCGGCGCCGGGCCCGGAAAGCGCAAGGAGTTCGAGGAGGACATCCAGAAGCTTCGAGAAAGAAACAAGGAGCGGTACCCCGACGAGATCCAGCCCCCTGGTCAGGTGTTCGATAAGCTCTACACCAAGGCGatggagaagaaggagcgcgagaggGAGATTGAGAAGCAAAAGGAGGAGAGCGAGAAGATCGCGGCTCAAGCCGCCAAGACGGCGCGCAAGAGCGTCATGTCCAAGGTTTCCCGCGAGCTCATGCGCAACCGCACCGCGGGCGAGTACTCCTCCTACAACGAGCGCCTCTACGCCGAAGCCTCGCAGCGATCGGAGGCGAGGAAGGAGAtggcgcgtcgagctcgagaggAACGCGAGAGAGAGGAGCTGCGGGAGGTGACGATGCAACCCGAGATTTCCGCCTACGCCAAGCACCTCAAGCGCCCGGAGGCTGCGTGGGAGAAGCTAGGGGACGGCACCAAGGTTCGCGAGAAGTACGgcaagctcgcggagatcAAGATGGAGatggagaagaaggagcttCGCGACTGCACGTTTCGACCAAAGATCAACGCAAAGTCCAAGGAGATGATGCGCGGCCGACTGGACAacctccgcgaccgcggcctCAACCATCACGACCAGCTGTACTTcgacgcgaaccgccgccagATGCGCCAGGAGGAGTACGAGGCGTGGAAGGCGCAGGAGCACACCTTCCACCCAAACGCCCATCGCGTGGCGGAGGAGCAGggcatcgcgggcggcggcggcggcgacgactcggAGAACGCGCCGGGTCCGTTTCACGCGCCCACCGTGAACCACGATCGCGTCGTGCAGCGGCTGCAGGCGTCCGCGGTTCGCAGCGAGCAGCACAGGGAGAGGCTGGCGGACGAGATGTACGGCAAGCTCGGCAAGCCGCAGACGGGGCGGGCGCCCCAGTTTCCCAGAAACCCGGCGAACATGCCCATCCACGACTTGCTCTACGCCAACAGATCCGAGTTTGACGATAAGCGCGAGCTGCTTCGcatgcgcgacgacgagcgcctcaaggaggaggcgagcgcggttcTCAAGAGCGAGCGGAGCAGggatctcgcggcggcgctcaggcGCAGGAAGCTCCGTCGCATATTCCGCGCTCTCGACTCagatggccgcggcgtcgtcgacctcgcggctCTGGTCAAGGCGGGCGGATGGGAGCACCGGCTGCTCaagacgggcggcggcgactcccCCGGGAAGCACGGCGAGCTCAGCAAGGAGCACAGCGTGGACAGCGTCTCCCACGGCTCCCACGGCTCCGTGCTGACCAGGGGCGggcagcgcgacgaggtgtCCGAGCACGACGTCAAGCAGATgaaggaggacgtcgaggccaccgccgcgaagctcggcgacggtcccgtcgacgtcgagaagTTCGTGGAGGGAATGGAGGCGCACCTGGCGAAGACCAGGACCGGCCCCAGGGCCTACCTCGCGCAGAAGTCTGGGTACagggcgctcaaggcggagcaggctgtcgccgccgctgagctcgcggagaagaagggtGCGGAGGACGCCAAGATTGGCGTATCGCTCGAGCGCACCaagaagctcgccgaggcgaggcaGCGCAAGCTCGGCTGGGACCAGAACACCCCGTACTACGAGAAGCTCATCGCGGAGGGCCAACGATCGAAGCAGaagctcgagcagctcgccgcggagattgAGGCGGAGCAGATGTCCAAGTACACGTTCCAACCCGAAACGCTCAAGTTTAAGATGCCgggcgggtcgacgccgaggccgagatccgcgcgcgtcagcgaCGCGTACTCGGCGGGCGGAACCGGGTTCGTGGGCGACCTCATGCGCCCCCCGACGCAAGAGCGCACCGGCGAGGAGAGGTACGCGGACCTGGAgcgggagctcgaggcggtgcTGGCGCTGGGTgaggggcgaggcggcggcggcggcgcggaggagctgctcgcggcgctgggtcCCGACGGGTccgtcggggcggcgtcgccgtcgccgaggggcCGACTGCCGCAGCTGGAGTCCTCCgactcggaggaggaggaggaggaggagtga
- a CDS encoding predicted protein: MAVPPADDIVPKGKPKRLSYTREKTGWGKAAFKLRFIPFLGGPKERDEDIFEDPDGGSDANGVGSAIPALQPTSSVKSDLGIVPKVKGKRFAGVEGGGTTWVVAISEGVPENIVERAEFPTTDDPMVTLGGVRAWLDARAAEGRFDAIGIATFGPVDLDKNSPTYGYITHSPKPGWADVDVLGILADGFDCPAGFDTDVNAPALSELSAMRREMAIDAGAGDGGAEGAEGAEDSIQNLCYVTVGTGVGVGVVCGGQPVHGLSHPEAGHIRVARLPRDGMPGEPGAFEGGCPYHADCVEGMANASAIARRCGCRVGELSEVPDDHDAWDAAAHYLAGLCSVLVMTASPQRIVLGGGVLQRKTLVTKVRAQLKRQLGGYVAHDLVSSKRGLVEFIVSSKLGNDAGIVGALAVAEKAKADWEREREGGWGRAGGKRRYGWREHLLHFGIGVFSSLVTLKVVDGKITVGKFVF, from the coding sequence ATGGCGGTACCGCCCGCGGACGATATCGTCCCCAAGGGCAAGCCGAAGCGGCTGAGCTACACCCGCGAGAAGACGGGCTGGGGCAAGGCCGCCTTCAAGCTTCGGTTCATCCCGTTCCTCGGCGGTCCCAAGGAGCGGGATGAAGATATTTTCGAGGACCCCGACGGGGGgtccgacgcgaacggggtTGGGTCCGCGATCCCCGCGCTGCAGCCCACGAGCAGCGTGAAGAGCGACCTCGGCATCGTCCCCAAGGTCAAGGGGAAGCggttcgccggcgtcgagggcggtggAACCACGTGGGTCGTCGCGATCTCCGAGGGCGTCCCGGAGAACAtcgtggagcgcgccgagttTCCCACGACGGACGACCCGATGGTGACGCTcgggggcgtgcgcgcgtggctcgacgctcgcgccgcggagggcaggttcgacgccatcggcaTCGCCACGTTCGGCCCCGTCGACCTCGACAAGAACTCCCCCACCTACGGCTACATCACCCACTCCCCAAAGCCCGGGTgggccgacgtcgacgtcctcggcatcctcgccgacggatTCGATTGCCCCGCCGGATTCGACACGGAcgtgaacgcgccggcgctgtCAGAACTCTCGGCGATGCGCAGGGAGAtggccatcgacgccggggcgggcgacgggggtgccgagggtgccgagggtgccgaggactCCATCCAGAACCTGTGCTATGTCAccgtcggcaccggcgtcggcgtgggcgtcgtgTGCGGCGGCCAGCCCGTGCACGGGCTGAGCCACCCGGAGGCGGGGCACATCCGAGtcgcgaggctgccgagggaCGGCATGCCGGGCGAAccgggcgcgttcgagggcGGATGCCCCTACCACGCGGACTGCGTCGAGGGCatggcgaacgcgtcggccatcgctcggcgatgcgggtgccgcgtcggcgaactGAGCGAGGTGcccgacgaccacgacgcgtgggacgcggcggcgcattACCTCGCGGGACTCTGCTCGGTGCTGGTCATGACCGCGAGCCCGCAGCGGATCGTgctcgggggcggggtgCTGCAGCGGAAGACGCTGGTGACGAAAGTGAGGGCGCAGCTCAAGCGGCAGCTGGGTGGGTACGTCGCGCACGATCTCGTCTCGTCCAAGCGCGGGTTGGTGGAGTTCATCGTGAGCTCCAAGCTCGGCAACGACgccggcatcgtcggcgcgctcgcggtggcggagaaggccaaggcggactGGGAGCGGGAGAGGGAGGGCGGGTGGGGGCGAGCGGGGGGTAAGCGGAGGTACGGGTGGAGGGAGCACCTGCTGCACTTCGGGATCGGGGTGTTTAGCTCGTTGGTCACGCTCAAGGTGGTGGATGGCAAGATCACGGTGGGGAAATTCGTCTTCTGA